One Carya illinoinensis cultivar Pawnee chromosome 5, C.illinoinensisPawnee_v1, whole genome shotgun sequence genomic window, ACGTCAGTACTGCCAGTTTAAGCCTCGCCTCTATTATTCCCTTCAAAGCTGCTTTGGGTACGTCTCTAAATCGCTTGtttgtgttaatttttttggttaaaagtttatgaaaatatgAAGACCCTGCATGTTTGCAGCGACAATCGGAGCttcaagaaattaattaataatggtTGGGTCGATACAGGCTACAGCAGATCGAGTCGGTGACTCGACTTGGCCGAGTGAATCACATTAGATGGGCCTGAAATATGTTGAGCTTTTTCTTTCAGATCGTTTCAAATATCAAATTCGAcccattttcaaaaattaatttcaagTAATTTCCAACTAGGCGGGCTTCACGGTTGTTGAGTATAGGCCAGCCCAAATACTTCGATAAAAAAAGAACCCAATGCTCTTTTTATTTGCTTAATGTGTCAAATACTACCTTTGACTGAAGATTGTATTCTTGTTGACTAAAGTCTAAAATAGCTAGAAGTTGCAGTAGTTTGCCAAATATTAGAGGTAGGTATCTGtattattaattactttttctATAATCTAAgaatcttaattaatatattcattaaaaacaattattttattctcttgcCGAAACTGAAAGCTGGATTTATAACCTAAACCCATGACTTATGATCACTATCATCTCAGAAACGTACAATGAGTTGTTGATGACTCTCCTGCTCAATTATAGGCTAAGCTCATGTTATTTGTTGGCTTTTCGACGTTGTTTGTTGGGGTCATGCATCTATTTAATCGTCCCAAGTAATTAATATCTTCATATTGCAGAGGAGATCGGGAGAATATGTTGGACAGAATGGCCCAAACAAAAATTCCTTTCATCCTTGGCACAACATTAGTGCTGTGCATGTTTTTTTGCTGCAGAACGACTCAGCAAGCAGAGACGACCTACATGGTCGGCGATGACAGAGGTTGGACCTTTGGCGTCAGTGACTGGCCTGATGGGAAGAGCTTCAAGGCCGGCGATATACTTGGTACGTACGTAGGCCGTATTGTACGAAAGTttttgttgatatatatataggtattgtacGAAAATTTTTGTTGGTAGGAGtgattaatattaatttgtgtTTGTTTATATATAGTGTTTATGTATGATCGGGCCAAACACGATGTGGTGGTTGTCCGAGATCATGATCAACATGATTATGATTCATGCACTGTCCCAGAGGTTCTCGCCGGATGGTATCAGACAGGATATGATGAGATCAAGCTTGAACAAGGAATAACATTTTTCATCAGCTCCTATCCTCAAAACTGTGCATCCGGAATGAAGCTGGCTATAAATATTACTGCTTGATCAGGAACCACATCTATATATACGTACGTACATACGGCGTGGGTCTGACATAGCCagatatgcatgcatgctattCGATCGATCGTTTTGCTTTAAGTTTTCAAGAACTTATACAAATGTATTTGATTATGATAACTCTTTACTGCTGTCTTGAACTAagtaatattagaatttgagtGGAATATTGTATGTGTTGTGTGCCTCGAATGTTGATAAAAAGTGATTTGTTTTTAACCTTTTAACCTATTTTTCAACCTTCTAAAGGCATAAAAGTGTGACCCCTCAACATCATGGAAGGCAATAGTAGTACTactcatatctctctctctctctctctctctctctacggaACAATATTGTAATCTGACCAATTATCAGATTGACTTTTGTAGTCGTAGCACGCTTTACCAGCTTGTGTGTAGCTAGTAATAGTAGTTGTtagaggtggtggtggtggtggccaTAATGCATGGTAATATTAATGCAAGTGCGCGCACTTGAATTTGTTGGGGGATCAGATGTGTACGTAAATCATTTAAACCTCCAACAACGACGTTACCATCCAAAATGGCAGACTCAATCACCATTTCCGAGCATAATGCTTCTTGGTATCCAATGCTCAACAGCAAACCAAAGTGTCTCAGAGCCAATAGCAGCCGAGCACGCGTTCACCGTAATAATCAAGGGGGCTTTAAAGATGAAACAGTTGCGATCACACCATCATTACATACCAAGAAAAAGGTTCAAAAGACATAACGGATAGAGAAACTTTACATGAAACATGTTTGGCTGCTTTTTCAATTTCATGTACATGGTTGACTTACATCAATGCAATGACaaaacattaatatatttaacaagtTACGGGTCAAAGTTCACAAAAATCCAGACTGCTGCCAGACGAATTCACTTCTTCCCTGCTCAGAATTGAAGAAAACTCCCTCTGGTCTTTCCAAAAAAAAGTTTGACGCATTATATAGGGCATCCATCTTTCTTGAACTCACATTAAGAAACAACGTCTGCTCAAGCTCATGTAGTTATTGCAATATGAAATCGCTCAAGTTGATAGGTAGTTCATCGCTTGAGGTAAgccatatatattaatgcagCTGATCTGCTGCTTCGGTTTAAAATAGACTCATATGTGTAAAGACTAATTAAAGAACATACATATATCATgtgttctttatatatatatatatatatatcggctAGCTATTATGATGCAGTCTTATAACCGAGTTGCATGTTTCGAGTTTTGTGTGTGCCGCTACTGATGATCATCATATGATCGAACTCATATTATGGATATATAATACGTACCAATATGAAACCACCCTAGCTATATATGGTTGATGGTCGATCGTATTTGAAGCATAGCGGCCATTAAAATTAAACGGCTTATCCAACAAGTGATTTGGCCTAATTTGAATGGATACAAATTTAGTACTTCCGCATGAGCTAAAGAATGGTGAGTATGCATTAACCTGTAACCTGCAAAGTGGCCGAAAGAACAAAAATCAGAATACACTAAGAGAGGTCAACCGACAGAACAAGTAATTAAAGCCAATGGAGCTTGGAAAAAATTTGCTGCTTTAAAAATTACCTGCGCGCATGCGTAGATAAGACTTGTGACTGTATCTATATATGTAAAACCACCGAAATTTCTAATTTGCCTGAACCCAAGACAATGAAAGAGCTCATCTTTGTCTCAACTATGCATGCACACATATAAAGTAAACAAACATGAACAAATTAGTGAAAAAAGAATACGAGTGAAAAAGACTTTTTCTGGCCAGATCAGAAAATACGACAGACATTAAGTAGAGCTATTAAGCAGAAAGATTTTCATCAAGAGCTTTTGGCTCTTATATGGTTTCTCAGAGAGAAATTTACAGAACCAATTTGACATGCTGGCCGCCTCCAAAAGCTGAAAATCAAACTAGTTAACTAACAAGAACATTTCATGGAGGTGGACAGAATGCCAAATTGGCTCTGCAACAAGGCCCCTGAGAAACCCTAGAGAgatttcagagagagagagagagaggagggagagATCCGGGATAGCAGAAGTCTGAGGCAAAGAATGAAGAACAGATTTGTGTAGTGCCTTTTGAATTAGGATTGGCTTTTTGTAGAAAGCGGGTGCATGAGCGTGCATGGTGTTGTACGACCTGTTGGGATATGTGTGGGCGTTTCCGGATTTTTCATATGTATGATACATGCTTTTATTGTTACAGCTTTGTGACAAGAGTGCCCTTTTGTTCCCTCAGTGACGACCCAAGAATCCTTAAGGTTCAACTCTGGAAAGCGGAATTTCCAGCCCACATGCATATTATGGCACTAAGCTTCCTTTGCAGGGTGCGTATGTATTTCATGTGTGTATATCtatcctctttctctctctctcacacacacatatatatatatagagagagagagagagagaagagctTTGTTTGACTATGGAGGTCATGTACTGGTTCCAGTATATATGCTTAATTTGTAGCTACATGCTTTTTGACTTGCAGCCAATAAAGGACGATTCAAATGGGCTGTCTTTGTCTCCCACTCAGATCGAATTCCTTTGTCAACTGGCTTCTTCGTTCTAAGTACCATTTACACTGATTTTTCAATGGCAAGCATGCATGCGCATGAGTTTGGATCGATTACGCAACAAAATGGAATATTTATCGATTTCATGAATTAATACGTTATAGAATATCATAAGTCTTGCTAGTTAGCTATATACCATAcaccatataaatatatatatatatatatatgtatgaaaaaatcttcacaacctccGAACACCCCAAcaccccattttttttttaatttttattattttatcttttatcaaatatttaatatatatatataataaataaaataattaaattaatttaaaaagaataaattcaaaaaaaatattaaaaaattaaaaaaatgtgggaTGTTGGAAGGTTGTGTAGGAAAACCTTAATCGAGATCATTATTTTTAGCAATGAGATTGTCAAACGTCTAACGTACGACAGCATGCATCATCTGTGTCGTGCCCACTTTTTTCTCGAAATTAATTAGGCATTTACTAATCTAGAAGATCGAGGATATATGTTAATATTCCTTTCAAAATGTGCTGTAGCACATGGCGGAATAGTGCATGCCATCATCCTATATAATtatgagaaataaaatttacagTGATAAATgtactatataattattttaaaagaagtaaataaatataagatttatgtgagaagaaaattaattttttaataataaatctcactattttttaaaacgactatatgatatttatatactttatgactatatgtataattattatatatattatatatagctagAAAGTTTATAGCACCAAGTGTTTTTGGACACGCGTTGCATTATTACCAACAGTGCTACTACGTACGTACGCACCATAACTATGCATCCAAAGAATTTCTCTTCGTCCTTTCATGGAACATATTTCCAAGTAATTAGGTAACGATCAGCTAGATTGACCACGATAGGTTTCAAGAAGATGCGACGCATGTTATGAAATCTAAATATTTgtaccaaaaaaaatatatatatatatatattgacaagAGAGTAtccaatagaaaataatttattgacAAGACTGTATCAAGgatttcacaaaaaatataaactctGAAGCTGACGTAATGACTTATGTAATacgtaaaaatattaaaaaattatttttattataaaatagatataatgaattacataaaattatacattacaaaaaaattaattatttgatacCAATACTTAATTATTTCTTACTAAAACAactatttcttattaaaataaatttattctcgTTACAAATATCTCGTcataaatgatttatttatatatatatatatagtgacataaattaattagtttatatttataaaatttatttgtagttGTAGCAAAGTTCTCTATCCAAAATAACTAATAATCCTGGGGACAGTACTCTCTCATGCTTCTTACCAAATAAGTATCAAATAACGTGAGACTAGTCTTATTAAGGTGCGGCTCCAATTAagaggattatatatatatatttataatctgAGATCCCAATAATTAATTACGCATGGCCAGCTGAAGTACGTACGTAGGTACGTACGTACGGCCGGGATGAAGAAGTGAATTAAAGGGGGCCGGCCCCCCGGGAGCGAAATTATAAGATGATGAGTGTCTTGATCGATTAAAAGCCTCATATATAGCACTATGAGtaaagatttataaataaaaaggtttttctaaaccatgcttagctttttatatattaaatacatgatAAAAGAGACCGTGGACAAAATGATTTACGCGATCGAGCATCATCTGGAATGAATTATTAAGGTTGTCGCGAATTAACATGCATGCATCCCGGAGATCAACATACAGCCTATATAtgcaaattaattaaagaatatcACTGCTCGGGATTCGAATTTGAGCACAAATtgattattaatatatgaaattaattaattaattaagtaattgGCACACTCATAGATCAGCTTTACAATGCAGATcattaaaatcttttaaaactCAAGTACCCAAATCcgatctgtatatatatatatatatatatatatagagtgaaaaaaatactttaatcataaacagattatacaaaaataaaattacaatctgacgtaatttgatatgataattaagtagattataaagttatttttattacaaaataaatcatCTAACCGATTTTTATgaaaccacatcagtttgtgagtttattttatatagtcatTTCGTGTCTGTAGTAGTTTTGATAAGGTAAATATTTACTTTCtagttaaaacaaaaatattaaatatagttcTTGGTATGCATGCTCGGCACATTActttatttgaaaaagtagaatccatcggaaaaatatattttcacgtAGATTTAAGATGTTTTTCGAGTgagatccaattttttttttttaatggaatgtGTAGAATTTACACATGACCCTATTGATTATATCTAGTATTACTTATAATTCTACATTTAACCAtaatcaacaaaataattaaaatcacaaattGCAATCTGATATCTTATTATCATTAATCCAACTAACGCTAGTAATTAGTTTCTAGCAGCTCGCGTAAATGAATCCAATGACCATTGTTTACAACAAAATCATGTAGATCATTATATAAAGGTCAAAGACTCAACTTGGCAGCATGCAAGACACCATCAGTACTACATATTGTGCCATGAATAATGAATCATGATTGTCCATAAGCCCCCCTTTTAAAACAAGACATGATCATGAGAAATTGGGAACCGTACGTTATATATGTTGAAATATGTCCAAAATATGCCACCAGACGATACCAACTCAGAAGCTTCAACAAAAGGAATCACCACCTCATCCCAAGATCACAATTACCTCACCACGTCAGATGCACCTTTGGAATCATCAGGAATAACTTAGACTAAGTATTGGTACGTGCCCTTTGTGGCATGATTGTACTATTCTAGCTGAACCTCCAATCCACTCTGCTACAAAATGGTAGTGCTCTGCAGAGCACACCATCTGCTTGCACTAATGATAGAGTTAGTTAGGattctttgtatatatatacacaaccaTTTACTAGAATAAAATTGAATGGTTTTTCCTTCATCTCTGAAACTCTGATATGGTATTAGAGAAGTAAAATGGTAAAACCAGAAACTCTGATATGGTATCAGAGAAGTAAAATGGTGGAACCAGAACCTATTAACCCCAAAGACCTTTCTAGTCCCTTTTTTCTTAATCCCAACGATGGCCCTGGCACAATACTCATAAATCATCTTTTGACTGCTGATAATTATCACTCTTGGGCTCGCACCATTCGCGAATCTCTGCTTATCAAGAAGAAACTATGGTTCATCGATGGAACTCTCTCTCAGCCATCTGAATCCAATACCTTGTTAGAACCATGACTTCAATGCAATGACATGGTTGTAACTTGGCTACAAAATGCTATGTCCTTGGAAATCAAGAACAATGTTGTGTATGTTGAAACTGCTCTCGCTCTTTGGCTTGAGTTAGAACAACGTTTTGCACAAAACAATAGTTCTTGGCTCTATGAGTTGAAACAATCTATCAATGCTCTCTCTCAAGGAGATGACTTAGTTAgcctttatttttcaaaattgaagAGCTTGCTTGATGAACTCGTCAATTTTGAAACCATACCAACTTGCACTTGTGTTGCTATGCAAACTATCATTGCCAACCAGCAATGTGATTGGATGATGAAGTTTCTCATCAGACTTCATGATTCTTTCACTAACATCAAGgtccaaattattttacttaaacCACCACCAAGTTTAAGTGATGCCCTTGTCCAGCAAGAAGAAAAGCATAAATAGCTTTCCAATCCTCCCATCCCTTCTGATTCACTTGCCTTTGCAACCAGAAACTATTTTACCTATAACAAAGACCCCACAAGACAGTCTGATTTTCCAAAAAGAGACAAACCTTTTTGCACTCATTGCAAAATTTCAAGACACTCTTTGGAAAAATGTTTTAAAGCCAATCCTAATTTGGAAAAACCTATCTGCATTCACCATAATCTTGCTGGACACATTGTTGACAGGTGCTACAAGCTACATGGCTACCCGCCAGGCCACAAGCTTCACAATAGGACCAAGCTCACAAATTCATTTGCTAACCAAATTAGCATATTTGGCCAAGAGCAAATCACTAATGGTCCAAAGCATGTTTTAACTCAAGAGTAATATCACAATCTACTTGCTTTGTTGCAATCTCAGACCCCAACACCTTCGGCTAATCAAGTATCTATTCATCCATCATCTTCAGCCATATCTGGTATTCCGTTATATCTCTCGACTTTTAATTCATCTTCTTTACCTTAAAAAATTCCATGATCTGTTGCACCTCCCTTTACACCTCAGAACCAACCAAAATTTCTTTCCATGTTAAATTACCAAATGGTAACCAAGCACATGTCGCTCATAGGGGCATGGTTCAACTCACCCCTAACATTATTCTGAAAAATGTCCTCTACATCCCTTCATTTACTTTTAATCTCCTTTCAGTCATAAAGTTAACTCAAGACATCAattgttgtttcatatttttcacCAACGAGTGTTTTGTGCAGGACCTTTTCACTTGGAGCACGATTGGGAAGGGTGAGGCTCACAATGGCTTATACCATTTACGGTTGATAGTAATACCTGCTCAAGCTCTTGCTGCCACCTCCTCTAATTTACCTTTCCattttaattctatctctaaCCCTCATTCTGAGCACATATTATGACATTGTAGAATGGGACATCCCCCTGATTCCCgccttttattattaaaaaaagacttATCctataacagcccgctagaaattcaattatgaaatttctattaactttaggaacctcgtgaaaaccccataagttttcacgaatccattaatcgtataggtttttgtctaactatatagttagtgttattatttactatggtatcagaagtgtgtttttgattattggagatagttagaagtgtcaaaatgtattatgatttgtgccattagactcggagggttatttaaagtcttatggcgcaataacattttttcatattttcggacaaaacgtctgttcaaaactgtagatattattggataaaaagaaatatcttgaggtaattttcatgaatattattgggtaaaaatattttgagttgatttttatagatattattagataaaaatatcttaagttgattttttgtagatactattggatagaatattatgagataatcttttatagatattttgggtaggagaaaactacactcaactctcaactctcaactccagcctcatctcttccatatctcatccataaatatctccagccacctctccccacaaaattatcttcatttacactttccattgaaagaatatcaaacactctctctcggacagtttttaggaggtcttttgcataCCCATTTCAAAggttttgtaagtattttatcataaagtctccttcatataagttgttctttttttaatctagtttacgtgaatatcttatttgtcccatttgaagatcatttggtcagtcaaatattatataaactatagaaaggtcattctaggagataaactggagaatatgttatagtttggagtttttgaccaagctaatggatagatattggtccgaaagttttatggagtattgttaacatgtgtatatgattattggttgaggatttttgcatgattaaatattttgatgaaatattttcttagatttagaaacttagaaactggaagaggaaaaacagtttctgctttgagaaagtttaactctttggtggtctaaacctattccaatgactttgataattttattggaggatcctaaacatcttatatacatgttatattattattttgaagatatttgatgttagtttcaaagatatgaaattttatacaaagagatattcagataagccaaagtgtggatattcttggctaaatttatgttttaattaatttctaacaatgtgatcttgaattagaagcttatatatattttaggacatctttttaaaccatgtgatggtttggtttgaagatcatatatttataagttatagatcaagagatttatcaaaactagttgaggaaaaagtttctgtttttggactaagtgtaaaatcaaaaaacttcaagtgttattttgtgattttggtgtctttagtttgatgatttaaagcatggttgatgttaggatgatattatgaatatgttagaagtaagatttgatttttgaaattcttggagatgttttgatttaaggtcaaaacttgtgattcaagtgcttggttctttttacaaaaaagtttggtgttaattattagctttttctaaatggatgttttaagtatggttttgaacttaggattggaagatgtttgttgcaaaattttggtttaagcatgagttttgaagttggaaggaattgcaacaaaaataaagggaaatggcctatggatgtttcggccatagtgtgttcttcatagttgtgttttgttttaaatttttctgacttgatatttaagtttaggccaaaatttatatgaggaatgtaaattttggaaatttttggagttagtatgcaaaatccttaagttatgggtaaaacggtcattttcccacatgtagagattaaaattaaaattttactctttaagttagtattttccatatttcaaattattagtgatttaattctaacttttagaatcactaattacagttcctcatggtcgcacttgaagttttataagaaatgcggatatcgaggtaagttagtttttaacttactagcagtctactgtgtatgtgtgctaagtaaaggaactatagtgtatgtatgtgtgttatcatatatgtcatgccatgccaagttatcacgtaattgtctattatacagaatttattctgtcgtcaatttttatctgttacataatatattctgtcatgtattactgtaccttacaagtacgtcatgctaaatatgtcatctattacatgtatgtcaagtcatgtaatattcattgttggaagtatgtcatgttaaatatgttgtctattatatgttatgcaatgttacgaaatatttctatctcaagttggtcatgtatttcaagttatattcaagtcacgttatgttacgtcagggtttcagtcatttcgtattctagtcacgtttcatcttgattacttatgtatggggtcacagcaattgtgacgcatacactacgtgagacacagcaattgtgacacgtaaaatacatgaggccacaacaactgtggagtatgtatttaagtagttaaagaataagtttccgtagaatacatggggccacaacaaatgtggagtatgtatttacacgtagaatacatggggccacaacaactgtggagtatgtatttttcatgttaagtcaagtttgtgtagaatacatggggtcacaacaactgtggagtatgtatttacacgtagaatacatggggccacaacaactgtggagtatgtatttttcatgttaagtcaagtttcagatcaaattcatgtcaagtcaagttcagttcatgtttcaatttaagttatgtcaattatgctatgttgtacgccaagttatgctttaattacttatgaatttgattatgcatttatgcttttactgtaatgcatgcatcattagcttgtgtagaagttttttgttaacttactgagatttgtaatca contains:
- the LOC122308742 gene encoding basic blue protein-like, with protein sequence MLDRMAQTKIPFILGTTLVLCMFFCCRTTQQAETTYMVGDDRGWTFGVSDWPDGKSFKAGDILVFMYDRAKHDVVVVRDHDQHDYDSCTVPEVLAGWYQTGYDEIKLEQGITFFISSYPQNCASGMKLAINITA